A window of Hemitrygon akajei unplaced genomic scaffold, sHemAka1.3 Scf000060, whole genome shotgun sequence genomic DNA:
tctgtcaatcagcttccaaacgttgctgctctgtcatttgttgccacgccccgctgctcattcccttctcctcatcatacgttcttacatcgaccatcgtccagagccccaaactctgccctgtgcagactcgcctctggtttctgaccctgctccgtctgcagagaattcaagggaaacctgttcacccacagagtggtgactgtttggaacccataaCCACAGAGAGAACAGgagatgaacaacaggggaggatttaaaaggactgtcctggaacagaatcactggcagggtcctgccggcctgagttgactctctactgtacactagctgtgttataaattcaccaaGTACCTGAGACAGAGTTAAaaacagaactgatttatttgtctcagatccagaatattaaactccattcccattaaaggtgaatgtgcagcagaagaaactcctcccatacccagtgaccagggtgcagaactgggtgtggtgagcagcagcaataattgcagagttcagcaccgacagtcactctcgaaattgcattcagcaacggtgacggacaaatatccagcatgcagcttattgaaactatctccccagtgtgaaccctgTAGTGATTAACAAGTGTaacgtgctgtaaggtttcactgctcatgtaatggcctctccgtaatgtttcactgctgaggtaatggtttctccgtagcagcaatgtttaggttacgactagagataacagggttttggcgtgtggggctatccaatgagagaaatattctttcttgtgagtctggaagagagattttgtggtcttttgctggggagagatgagaagacgtgaatggagagagtgggacccttttctttttttttgttttcttcactaactctatagtcaaagtaagaattatacatctcagtcatttaatcacatattgtgtaccgtTTGTTATTTTGGGGTCCTGATTTGCattgcgcagcatccacccaaacgagatttcttaagtttggccaggctggGGGGCTATCAATCCTATATTAAGCAGCTAGCCGATGCAAAAGTGAAataaggttagatgactgagtaaatccatTCACACGTTCACacacagcaggtgaatggcctctacccagtgtgaactcgttgatgtaccttcagtttagatgagcaagtgaatccctttccacagtgtgagcaggtgaacagcctctctccagtgtgaactctctgatgtaccttcagtttagatgaacaAGTGAATCACTTCCCCGAGTCTAAGCatgtgaacagcttctccccagtgtgaactgacttgtgtatcAGTAGGTACCATGGCTGAccgaatccctttccacagtctgagcaggtgaatggcctctccccagtgtgacctgactggtgtgcttgtaggtgggatgactgagtaaatctcttccgcagtgtgagcaggtgaatggcctctctccagtgtgaactcactgatgtaccttcagtggaGATAACTCAGTGAAACCCTTCCCatagtctgaacaggtgaacggccgctccccagtgtgaactcgctgatgtaccttcagtctgaatgaccgagtaaatcccttcccacagtctgagcaggtgaacgcctctccccagtgtgtacTGACTTGTGTCtgtgtagggtggatgaccgagtgaatcccttcccacattctgagcaggtgaacggcctctccccagtgtgaactcgctgatgtaccttcagtttagatgaggaagtgaatcctttcccgcagtctaagcaggtgaacagcttctccccagtgtgaactgacttgtgtaccagtaggtcagatgaccgagtgaatcccttcccacagtctgagcaggtgaacggcctctccccagtgtgaacatacTTATGTACCAGCAgttcagatgacagagtgaatcctttcccacagtctgagcaggtgaatggcctctccccagtgtgaactcgctgatgtaccttcagtttagatgagtaAGTGAATTGCATCCCACACTCCAAGCAGGTgtacggcctctctccagtgtgaactgactggtgtgcttgtagatgggatgactgaatgaatcccttcccacaatctgagcaggtgaatggccactccccagtgtgaactccctgatgtatcttcagtttataTGAGcaagtgaaccccttcccacagtctgagcaggtgtatggcatctctccagtatgaactcgctgatgtaccttcagtttatatgagcaagtgaatcccttcccacattctgagcaggtgtatggcctctctccagtgtgaactcgctgatgtaccttcagataagatgacgaagtgaatgccttcccacagtcgaAGCAGGTAAATGGCCGctctccggtgtgaactcgctggtgtgccattagatTAGATGacgaaatgaatcccttcccacagtctgagcaggtgaatggccactccccagtgtgaactgacttatGTACCAGCAgttcagatgacagagtgaatcctttcccacagtctgagcaggtgaacggcctctccccagtgtgaactgagttgtgtctctgtagggtggatgaccgagtgaatccctttccacattctgAACAAGTGAAtgacctctccccagtgtgaactcgctgatgtaccttcagtttagatgagcaagtgaattgCATCCCAcactccgagcaggtgaatggcctctccccagtgtgaactgactggtgtgcttgtaggtgggatgactgagtgaatcgcttcccgcagtgtgagcaggtgaacggcctctcgccagtgtgaactcgctgatgtaccatcagtttagacgagcaagtgaatcccttcccacagtctgaacagatgaacggcctctcgccagtgtgaactcgctgatgtaccatcagtttagatgagcaagtgaatcccttcccacagtctgaacaggtgaacggcctctcgccagtgtgaactcgctgatgttcctcCAGTTTAGTTGaggaagtgaatcctttcccgcagtctaagcaggtgaacagcttctccccagtgtgaactgacttgtgtaccagtaggtcagatgaccgagtgaatcccttcccacagtctgagcaagtgtatggcctctctccagtgtgaacttgctgatgtaccttcagataagatgacaaagtgaatcccttcccacagtccgagcaggtgaacggccgctccccggtgtgaactcactggtgagccatttggtcagatgactgagagaatccttccccacaaattccgcagatgaccagcctctgcccagtgtgtactgactggtgtgtccacgtGTGGGAAGATCGACTGAAtgccttctcacacacagaacagttgaatggccttgtcccagtgtgaactggcTGATGTCCTTTCAGTTGAAATGATTGACTGAATGCATttccactgtctgagcagatgatcAGGTCCCGCCTGTGTAAAGTGACGGGCATGCCAGTGGGTCAGTTGATAGCGTGAATCCCTCTcgacagtctgagcaggaaggatgatcgagtgaatcccttactccacttcttaaatatctggacagagacagcaaaactggcgtgttgtgttcgagattcccgtagAAAAATTCCTTGTTGtttgtaacctgtaaaaagatttacaaattcCATCAATGGGTGaaagacaacatttcagatgagatcacttgagttgtcaaggtgtaatctgacatcacactgttacagtgaagttcaccACAAGTTgcagagagaaatcatcttctaactgggcacagtgctggtatttGGAACGACCGTTAAAATCCCTGATgtccttcctgtctctataagaatggggcatttctgccatctccaatgtgtgacctggctcagtttcaCTCTCTCTATTGGTATTATTCCATGTTCCATATTATTCCAtgatcacacaaaccaatcttccatccttggactcactttacaccacacgctgttggagcagtgctgccaggataatcaaggacacgacccacccagccaacacactttttgtcccacttccctccccgAGGTtaaggagcatgaagattcatacggccagatttgggaacagcttctttccaactgtgataagactgctgaacagatcctgacccagatctgagCCGTACCtaccaaatatctggacctgacttgcactaccttactttcccttttccattttctaattatgatttataatttaattttttgttatatttactttgatttgtacttcagggagcgggaagcgcagaatcaaatatcactgtgatgctTGTACGCtatagtatcaattgtttggagacaataaagtataatgttcctgctgagctgcatggctttctggccccacagtaactaaaacacactcacacaaatagcctgcagttcattccacacacccaccactctctgtgtagaaaacttacccctggcatccccttggtatctatttccaagcaccttaaaactatgccccctcgtgttagccatttcagtcctgggaaaaatcctctggctatccacacgctcaatgcccctcatcatcttatacacctaaaaaaggctctaaacataaagaaTGAAACTATACATTGCTTAGAGGATTTgtcagaagtatacaaaattatgagggtatagataggataaatgcaagcagctttttccattgagattgggtgggatgaaaaccagaggtcatgggtaagagaggaaggtgaaaatttaatgggaacatttggaaaagctcttcactgaaatggttgtgagagtgtggaatgagatgccagctcggtttcaccatttaaaagaagtttggatgggagactggatggtaggggtatggagggcgatggtcttggtgcaggtagttgcacagcttaaatgttttttcagcattgactagatgggccaaatagtttttttctgtattgaacttctccatgtttctatgtcagagaagctggccaaacttgtttggaagggaaaaggtaggagtgacaatggagcagcaatggctggagtttctgggagcaattcggaagctGAGTGATCGATGCATCCCAAAgaaatggaagcattggaaagtcaggacacaaccgtggctggaATGAGAagacaaagccaacataaaaagcccaaagagagggcaaacaaaagagcaaaaactattgggaagcttttagaaaccaatagaagacaactaaaaaaaagccagatgagctcagggcgtggaatgatgattaatgagtcttggtagcacctaaaagtctgaggcatttagaggaacaaaatacccggggcctcaatatctcctgaaagccaaggttccctgcaccatttACGTTTCAACTTTTACGTTgttaggcacatacaaactctacaccctcaaagtttcacttctgaaggcctcccacttactaagtactcctttgtcagaaaacagcctgtcccaaaccacacctgtcagatcctttctgataccaacaAAATTGAcctctctccaatttagaatctcaacccatggtccagacctctctttttccatctttattttgaatttcatggcattatgatcactaatgtctgtcaccagccctgaacatttcctaacagcttattgcacacttctacgtcgggaattctatgtactgatttaagggcacatttgacaaactctatcccatctagtccttttacagtatgggagtcccagtcaacatatggaaagttaaaattgctTACAatctcaacctttgtttcttggcagagtctgtgatctctctgcaaatttgttcctctaaatccctcagactgttgggtgtaaacaagtcccaataatggctacaatatcataattccctgtcctgagctcatctggctttcctatgatgcttcttgcattgtgatatacacagctcagcacattcatcgcaccatgctcaaacatttgattgctgactctatctgaggtctgaaccacatctgactggtgtcaagaaaacaacctctccctcaatgtcacaaaaacaaaggagctgattgtggacgacaggaggaatggagagaggctaacccctattgacatcaatggatttggggttAAGAAGGTGAACAGCCTTAagctccttggcataaacatcaccgaggatctcatatgttgtcctgtcaaagggtctcggcccaaaacgtcgacagaacttcttcctatagatgcagcctggcctgctgcgttccaccagcattttgtgtgtgttgcttgaatttccagcatctgcagatttcctcgtgtatacataccggctgtgttgtgaaaaaagcacaacagcacctctttcacctcagacagctgaagaagcTTGGCTTGGGGTCCCAaatactaagaactttctacaggaacacaattgagagcatcctgactggctgcatcactgcctgctatgggaactgtacttccctcaatcgcaggaaactgcagacagcccagtgcatctgcagatatgaacttcccactattcaatccatttacagcatatatgtcaaattcaagtcccgcgggccaaatccggcccgcggtggaattatctttggcccgcgagataatatctaattactattaaagctggccccagtaatcgaagcgcatatggcgtatgatatggctaatgctgagtttatttaggtaccaggttttcagggtttttagtgtttattcggcagtcttcttcataagaaacggaatttgtaaagtgaaacactttgtagttatagcagagactgagacacatgacagcaggctgaaaaaacggaggcagcgaaagctgcgttcgcacgcgtccgactgatccggcccgcatgaagctgcattttgctcaatcctgcccgtgacctaaaataagtttgacacccctgatttacagagacaggtgtgtaaaaatgcccaaaggatattggggacccagttcaccacaaccacaaactgttcctgctgctaccatccaggaaacggtaccacagcaaaaggaccaacaggctccggcacATTTgttatgtgaaagctacttgttgcccaggacaaAGGTTTCTGATATCATTATCTTCCCAGacagaatgggtcaaaacatgtcgTCACGGGTAGAAAAGTCCAAAACAAAAGGAGGtcgctcaagcaacacacacaaaatgctggaggaactcagcaggccaggcagcatctacggaaaagagtactaatgctgaattcctccggcattttgtatgtgctgcttggatttccagcatctgcagatcttctcttgtttgtgattggaagtgGAACAaatgtgattttctcaactggtgatgtaaaagattttgttccctttctccgagttcctgaTTCTTAcgtttagatagctggagctcagctctgccTGAGAGATCCATCGCTTCCCATGCCCTCAGCGTCCGGAATCTCCCCGGTGCTCCtatacggatcgtggggctgagagagaggttCACAGCAATTGACCCTCACTCGGTTTTTAAAACAGTCGCCCCGACATAATCGCTTACCTGCGTCCGAGTGCAGCTTCCGCGCTGCCGAGGCCTTTTTGtgaactgcgcgcatgcgtgatattcGCCAACGTCATCAACTTTGACGCCTGCGCATATCATCGATGCTTCAGCGCCGGCGAAACTTTCAATGCACGGCATTAAGGGTAATCACAGTGCCATTAACAGTTTCTGCAAGCACTGGTTCCATGTCcatacctcagtatttttttgtatatagaaaactcagcagctgttttcacgcagaaagcggctcacaGAAACAATATACTGTGCCTGCCGGGTAAAATGCTTCACAGATCAGACGTTGAAATTCCaacgcgtctggatgtttccgtcctaaGTGGAGTCGAAGCACGGAATGACATTCTTTTATAGAATAATCTGTTACCAATAATGGCAACAACCTGTACAGTGACTGGCATCAATTACCGCTAATTACCAATTTTTTCGGTGCTATAGCGAGCCGCAATGCCAATGGGGAAATAACTCAATTTAGTTAGTAGATGCAAACGCAGCACCTGTCATGAAGCCTCTAGGGACGGCCGATGCTGGGACCGCAACACCAAGTAcgatgttgtcaaactactcggtgtaatgacaggacgttatctgagcaggtagtagtgtgtaatcctatgggtgagtcctcagcgctgattccactctaaccctgcgagtggagactctgctccggtgtaatgacaggacgttatctgagcaggtagtagtgtgtaatcctgtgggtgagtcctcagcgctgattccactctaaccctgcgagtggagactctgctccggtgtaatgacaggacgttatctgagcaggtagtagtgtgtaatcctgtgggtgagtcatCAGCGTTgactccactctaaccctgcgagtggagactctgctccggtgtaatgacaggacgttatctgagcaggtagtagtgtgtaatcctgtgggtgagtcctcagcgctgattccactctaaccctgcgagtggagactctgctccggtgtaatgacaggacgttatctgagcaggtagcagtgtgtaatcctgtgggtgagtcctcagcgctgattccactctaaccctgcgagtggagactctgctccggtgtaatgacaggacgttatctgagcaggtagtagtgtgtaatcctgtgggtgagtcctcagcgctgattccactctaaccttgcgagtggagactctgctccggtgtaatgacaggacgttatctgagcaggtagtagtgtgtaatcctgtgggtgagtcctcagcgctgattccactctaaccctgtgagtggagactctgctcctgtgtaatgacaggacgttatctcagcaggtagtagtgtgtaatcctgtgggtgagtcctcagcgctgattccactctaaccctgcgagtggagactctgctccggtgtaatgacaggacgttatctgagcaggtagtagtgtgtaatcctgtgagtgagtcctcagcgctgattccactctaaccttgcgagtggagactctgctccggtgtaatgacaggacgttatctgagcaggtagtagtgtgtaatcctgtgggtgagtcctcagcgctgattccactctaaccctgcgagtggagactctgctccggtgcaaATGATCGAAACTTTAATTGAACAATAAAGTCAGCACTCCCTTGTTGTTTCTCTGTGATCACGCATCCTTAATATGATTCACTGTTACTTTGTGCCGGTGATGAATTTTTCACGATATGACACATTAACATTAACGTCACTGTCTGCGCTGTTCCCGGAGTCAGCCGAAAACACAGATTCCGGCAAGTATGCAGCGCGAGGTAGAAAACAAATACGCTGTATGACAGACCCGATCCTCCACCGCTGCTGTCGCGTTTAGTCCCAGAGACTGGGAAACAACAGAAAACATTCTACAACGTTGGTTTTAATGCATAACAATGCTAGTAACTATATTTAATATGTTATTGAGTTAGCAGAACATTTGGAAAGTTGGACTTGAGAAAGTAACTGAGGGAAGAAGATAACGTGCGTATTAAGCTGCTAAACAGAGATGAACCGCGTAATTGGACATAATTCGCGTGCACAGTAAAACATCAGGATATATAAACGAGCTATTCCTGGAGCATACTCTTCTCGTGTTCAGACAGAGAAACAAGCAGAAGCTGGGGGCGGGGGTTCTTTGACATTTCATGAAACATCAGATTACCACAGGAATTCTGCTTCAATTCAGTCACCGGACATTAGGAACAGAGTGGAGGTGCAAGGAGAGACGCTTTCGCAGCACGCAGCATTATGAAACCGGTATCAATAGCTAAGCTTTTTGGCTCTGCAGTGGCCTGAAATTATAGCTGTTCAAATTTCTGCGTGTCGGAGAAAGGGGGTTCATGGTATATCAGGGAGCAGTCTGGCGCTAACTGCCGAGCCCCTTTGTATGGGCATGAGAATAAAATGATTAATTGTCCGCAGCAATCCCCTCCGCGAGGATCTGTATATCATGGATTGTATGACTAATCAAGATAAAGTGTCTCCACCCGAAAGGCCGatattcctccacagatgctgcccggcatgTTAGGTTCCTTCAGCGTCGCCCGGTTGCTCATACATTCAATCAAATGAGTTGCCGGGCTTGCTCGAGGCCAAGTCAGGAGACGCCAAATTCATTAGGTAATTCCTACTTCGTACTTGGAAAGAAGTATGTAGTTTTTGCCAATTGAGATGGTCTTTATCGCTCTGGAGATCATTTCGCGGTTGCATTTGgtgacagagtcacagagcagagAATCATAGAACAGTTTGTACTTCTGATCATCCGTCAGCGTCGAATCAACACCCTCCCTAGTCCCATGGagattgcacctggaccatgccgtccataagcccccccacccccgcattcATGTTGTATCAAATttcctattaaatgttgaaatcggacctcatccaccacttcctcaggAAGCTCGTACAACGCTCTCACCGCCGTATGAGGATGTTCCGCCGCGTATCGCCccgaaatatttcacctttcactcttaactttTGTGCCTTCGCTTTTCTCTAATCAAACCCCAGTGAAAATGTCCGCTCATATTTACCCTATCGATATGCCGTGTAGGTAGCATCCAAACTGATGGAATCAAGATCgagttctctaacttccggtaatgccccataCCACCCCCTTCACCACTTAACAcccccctatccctctctcactctatccccttgcccgcccatcacatcaatccttcccagctctttaccttatcCCTTCCCCTtcatgcttcacctatcaccttgtgtttctctttgcCCTCTCTCTATATTTTAACCCGACTCCTCAGCTGtttttatttctccagtccttcagcccgaaacgtcgaatgtactcttttccatagatgttgcctggcctgctgagttcctccagcattttgtctataaAAGCCTTGGATACATCCCATTCCATCACAGGAAACACCCAAGCTGCCAGACGCGAAAATCCCTTGCCACCGTTGAACACCTAAGACCAgacgacacaggagcagaacaggccattcaacccatcgagtctgctttgcctttccatcatggctgatctcggaACTCCCTCAGACCCATAAACattccttctcgccatatcctttgacgccctgatCAATCATGAAGAATATCAAGAACCGCCTCAAATATACCGCTGAGCTCCTGCTGCCCTCGGTGTTCGGACTACcccggtcatggggtatgaagggaagtatctggacaaacaggaacattagcgatagtccgTCTGGGCCAGtccgtagtaggtcatgtctaacgaaTCTCACAGAGCTTCACTAGGTAGTTACCCGCAATGCGGTTGAAAAAATATGTCAGGTTTCCGTGTGGGAGGATGCTTCAGAAGATTCAATCGCTCGGCTTTCacaatgaggaagtaaattggattagccatcgggtacgttggggaagctagagtgcggtaatggatggttgtctctctgactggggacctgtgatgagcggagtgcccaGGGGATCGCTGCTGCGTCCGTTcttgtttctcatctatatcaatgatctggataataatgccgTTAGCtagatctgcaaatttgccaatgacagcaACATTACGGGTGTAGGCCACAGCGAGGAAGAAtaccggagcatgaagcgggatctggaccagctggaaaaatgggttgaaatgtCAGATCGGATTTAACACACACAACTGTTAGATGTTGCCCTTTGggcggaccagccagggttggtctgacacaatgagaaatagggcactgaggagtgcgatagaacaaaggaatctgggaatgcaggtccataattcaatgaaagttgcggcgcagttagatagggtcgtaaaaacagctttccgcacattggccttcatagaccaaCGTAtggagtgcaggagttgggatgttacgttgctaTGGTTTAAGGATTTATTGGGGCCCAATTTGGAAAATTCTGTACGGTTGGGTTCAaccacctgcaggaaagatgcaaataagattgaaagaatacagaaaaatatTACACGGCCattgcagggactgaatgtttttgattaaaaggaaagattacatatgtcagcactttatttccgagcgggtagaagactgagaggagatttgatagaggtatacaacattatgaggcgtctccagagggtaaatgcaagcgggctttctccactgatgttgggcgagaatacaactagagatcatgggtgaagggtgaaatgtgaaatgtttaagggaaacatcaggggaagcttcttcacccagagggttgtcagagtgtagacagtgctgtcAACGCAAGTGGTAATTGAGATTTCGATGTCAACGTTTGAGAGatgattggataagtacatggatgagagggatatggatggtcaTGGTCCAGGtgaggtcgatggcagtaggcagtgtAAATAATTCCTCATTGACCtgacgggctgaagaccctgcTTCTGTGCAATGGTTTCctatggctgtctgactgtatgtctgggttagaacttcagtgtctcacagcaccgaccaatctagaaactcgctgatactgttcgatccctctgtccttgcacacactgaagcatggagactgagttaatggatggttatagcatgaggagatggaagctttggaaattgattattctgtattctccaacaGTCTGCGATGGTTTtcaaggaagacaagtgtgagcctgattatttgctttgccttcgctgcgtttttagtttgtgtagatttgtatgtttcatttattattgatttgagaaggagacacggattccacaccggccatgtggattcagggttacatggatcgaaatatgagcgtatcctcacccgatacgataaaactacgattcagaggtaaattgatATTAGGATAAAATGGTGTGTACTTGAAGTGGGAATTTGGacttggcattttggaaggctggttcttttcatgagcagcaaaagctgctgctgaacactttgaaatgctgtttttaaGTTGTAAGCCactggaaaagatgctttgaagtcattgtagcatttgccctgtaatatgtaaatgacaggtcagtttagataacgCACTGGTGCAGTCAATCGCTCAGCCATTTGCTTACgtcatcagccctaattccattaattatccaggtgctgctgtgtgatcagattaaatcggttatttcctcagccctatttcttggagcactgtaactgcagactcgcaattgagttgtaaagtgtaccgaagtttcgactATCCATGCGGAACACGGCTGTCCTTTGTCTTCCAggcagaattcactctgtctactacatcatccaccttctgttaggaagccaattctgaatcaacgcagccaggtttctccaaatcccatgtctcctgactttctgaatgagtctactatggggaactgatcaaacgcctgacaataattaatgcaccc
This region includes:
- the LOC140721707 gene encoding uncharacterized protein, which gives rise to MRAVHKKASAARKLHSDAVHTGERPFTCSDCGKGFTLSSYLKVHQQVHTGERPYTCSDCGKGFTRSSDLLVHKSVHTGEKLFTCLDCGKGFTSSTKLEEHQRVHTGERPFTCSDCGKGFTCSSKLMVHQRVHTGERPFICSDCGKGFTCSSKLMVHQRVHTGERPFTCSHCGKRFTQSSHLQAHQSVHTGERPFTCSECGMQFTCSSKLKVHQRVHTGERSFTCSECGKGFTRSSTLQRHNSVHTGERPFTCSDCGKGFTLSSELLVHKSVHTGEWPFTCSDCGKGFISSSNLMAHQRVHTGERPFTCFDCGKAFTSSSYLKVHQRVHTGERPYTCSECGKGFTCSYKLKVHQRVHTGEMPYTCSDCGKGFTCSYKLKIHQGVHTGEWPFTCSDCGKGFIQSSHLQAHQSVHTGERPYTCLECGMQFTYSSKLKVHQRVHTGERPFTCSDCGKGFTLSSELLVHKYVHTGERPFTCSDCGKGFTRSSDLLVHKSVHTGEKLFTCLDCGKGFTSSSKLKVHQRVHTGERPFTCSECGKGFTRSSTLHRHKSVHTGERRSPAQTVGRDLLGHSD